The following proteins come from a genomic window of Campylobacter concisus:
- a CDS encoding cation:dicarboxylate symporter family transporter: MNNTKKQGSLAIRLFTNLAFWVVIGIVGGVIVGMVAPELGIASKPGIDYFIKALKILIGPIIFLTIVSGIVGLESLKDLGSIGLKAFIYFEIVSTLALAVGIIFGETLRPGHGMNLDYTQLDASSVAKFTSQAANMDANSGFVAHTLHLLRGAVPVDDIFPYVHILDPFIKSNTLQVLFMAIIVAIVLSLLAHDKKQACLKPLEFIQHYVLKLLSWLMLFSPVAAFSAMAYLIGKFGIGTLLGMMELLVVMALASCFFIFVVLGIICYFAKINVFKFMRFISKEVLVVFATSSSETALAPLMQKLESAGINRGAVGLIIPTGYSFNLDCTNIYLSLSVIFLAQAFNIPLSFEHLISILIVLMITSKGAVGVTGSGFVVLAGTLSALPSTGIPVVTVAVLLGVDKFMSEMRAVGNLCGNAVGCMIVSIWDKKVDMDKFRYALDHPEEFHFHS, translated from the coding sequence ATGAATAATACTAAAAAGCAAGGAAGCCTTGCCATAAGATTATTTACCAATCTTGCCTTTTGGGTTGTGATCGGTATTGTTGGTGGCGTTATCGTTGGCATGGTCGCACCTGAGCTTGGTATAGCAAGCAAGCCAGGCATTGATTATTTTATAAAAGCACTTAAAATTTTGATTGGTCCTATTATCTTTTTAACGATCGTTTCAGGTATCGTTGGACTTGAGAGTTTAAAAGATCTTGGGTCTATTGGATTAAAGGCATTTATCTATTTTGAGATAGTTAGCACACTTGCACTTGCTGTCGGTATCATCTTTGGCGAGACACTTCGTCCAGGACATGGTATGAATCTTGACTATACTCAGCTTGATGCCTCAAGTGTGGCTAAATTTACATCTCAAGCTGCAAATATGGACGCAAATAGCGGATTTGTAGCACATACACTTCATCTTTTAAGAGGTGCTGTGCCAGTAGATGACATTTTCCCATACGTGCATATACTTGATCCATTTATAAAATCAAACACACTTCAAGTACTTTTCATGGCTATTATCGTTGCCATCGTACTTTCGCTGCTAGCTCATGATAAAAAACAAGCTTGCCTAAAGCCACTTGAATTTATCCAGCACTATGTCTTAAAACTTCTTAGTTGGCTTATGCTCTTTAGCCCAGTGGCTGCATTTTCAGCTATGGCTTATCTAATCGGCAAATTTGGTATCGGAACGCTTCTTGGCATGATGGAGCTTTTGGTTGTTATGGCACTTGCGAGCTGCTTTTTTATCTTTGTCGTGCTTGGCATTATTTGCTATTTTGCAAAAATCAATGTCTTTAAATTTATGCGTTTTATTTCAAAAGAGGTATTGGTAGTCTTTGCGACAAGCTCGAGCGAAACAGCTCTTGCGCCACTTATGCAAAAGCTAGAATCAGCTGGTATAAATAGAGGCGCAGTTGGACTTATCATCCCGACTGGCTACTCATTTAACCTTGACTGCACCAACATCTATCTAAGCTTAAGCGTTATCTTCTTAGCGCAGGCTTTCAACATCCCGCTAAGTTTTGAGCATCTAATAAGTATTCTAATCGTGCTAATGATAACAAGTAAAGGCGCTGTTGGCGTGACAGGCTCAGGCTTTGTCGTCCTTGCAGGCACACTAAGCGCACTCCCAAGCACTGGCATACCAGTTGTCACCGTGGCTGTGCTACTTGGCGTTGATAAATTTATGTCAGAGATGCGTGCAGTTGGTAATCTCTGCGGTAACGCTGTTGGTTGCATGATAGTTTCTATCTGGGATAAAAAAGTCGATATGGATAAATTTAGATACGCACTAGATCATCCAGAGGAATTTCACTTTCACTCATAA
- a CDS encoding peptidylprolyl isomerase yields MRFDELKVYDINLDELKKDKFVVLETDKGEIRLELFAEEAPQAVANFIHLIKSGFYTGLNFHRVIPNFVIQGGCPNGTGTGGPGWRIKCECDNQKVKHERGSLSMAHAGRDTGGSQFFICHSKQPHLDGVHTVFGKCVDEESLKVLDAIRQGDKIISAKIRESL; encoded by the coding sequence ATGCGTTTTGATGAATTAAAAGTTTATGATATAAATTTAGATGAACTTAAAAAAGATAAATTTGTAGTTTTAGAGACAGACAAAGGCGAGATCAGACTTGAACTTTTTGCCGAAGAAGCTCCACAAGCTGTCGCAAATTTTATCCATTTGATAAAATCAGGCTTTTATACTGGTCTAAATTTTCACAGAGTTATACCAAATTTTGTTATCCAAGGCGGTTGTCCAAATGGCACAGGTACAGGCGGTCCTGGCTGGAGAATAAAATGCGAATGCGACAACCAAAAGGTAAAACACGAGCGCGGTAGCCTAAGCATGGCTCACGCAGGGCGTGATACTGGCGGATCACAGTTTTTCATCTGTCATAGCAAACAACCTCATCTTGACGGCGTGCATACAGTCTTTGGAAAATGCGTTGATGAAGAGAGCCTAAAGGTGCTTGACGCTATAAGACAAGGCGATAAGATCATCTCTGCTAAGATCAGAGAAAGCCTATAA
- a CDS encoding YebC/PmpR family DNA-binding transcriptional regulator, whose translation MGRAFEYRRAAKEARWDKMSKVFPKLSKAITVAAKDGGCDPDMNPKLRAAIAAAKAENMPKDNIDAAIKRANGKDSADIKTIFYDGKAAHGVQIIVECATDNPTRTVANVKAIFSKNGGEILPSGSLSFMFTRKSVFELEKPSADIEEIELELIDYGLSDIEADDETLFVYGDYANFGTLHEGIEKLNLVVKKASLQYLPNQTVNLSEEQMLEVERLLDKLEDDDDVQAVYTNIE comes from the coding sequence ATGGGACGAGCATTTGAGTACCGAAGAGCGGCAAAAGAAGCTAGATGGGATAAGATGAGCAAAGTATTTCCAAAACTTTCAAAAGCTATAACAGTAGCTGCAAAAGATGGTGGTTGTGATCCAGATATGAACCCAAAACTTCGTGCGGCAATCGCAGCAGCAAAAGCTGAAAATATGCCAAAAGATAACATCGACGCTGCCATAAAAAGAGCAAATGGCAAAGACAGTGCCGATATTAAGACTATTTTTTATGATGGTAAAGCAGCTCACGGCGTGCAGATCATCGTTGAGTGTGCGACCGACAATCCAACAAGAACGGTTGCCAATGTTAAAGCGATATTTAGCAAAAATGGTGGAGAAATTTTACCAAGTGGCAGCCTTAGCTTTATGTTTACAAGAAAGAGCGTTTTTGAGCTTGAAAAACCAAGCGCAGACATTGAAGAGATCGAACTTGAGCTGATAGATTATGGCCTAAGCGATATCGAGGCTGACGATGAGACGCTATTTGTATACGGTGATTATGCAAATTTTGGCACACTTCATGAAGGTATCGAAAAGCTAAATTTAGTAGTTAAAAAAGCTTCACTTCAATACTTACCAAATCAAACCGTGAATCTAAGCGAAGAGCAAATGCTTGAGGTTGAGAGACTTCTTGATAAGCTAGAAGATGATGATGATGTTCAAGCAGTTTATACAAATATCGAATAA
- a CDS encoding GNAT family N-acetyltransferase: protein MIQNAQKQDAKSCIKLLNLAMEDIAYKLSGYDDPIKSDEILEIFFKSETNRLSYKNVFVYKHNEEIIAAMCAYFGGDVEQLDREISQHLMALGKDTQVEKECFDDEFYIDSIAVDKNFRGQGLAKELIRHSFVVAKELGHKKVSLIVDTNKPKVRKFYESLGFKFNVKKIVNLHEYDHMIKEII, encoded by the coding sequence ATGATACAAAATGCTCAAAAACAAGATGCAAAAAGCTGCATAAAGCTACTAAATCTAGCAATGGAGGATATCGCCTACAAGCTAAGTGGCTACGACGATCCTATTAAAAGTGATGAAATTTTAGAAATTTTTTTCAAAAGTGAGACAAATAGACTAAGCTATAAAAATGTCTTTGTTTATAAACATAACGAGGAAATTATAGCTGCTATGTGTGCTTACTTTGGTGGCGACGTGGAGCAGCTTGATAGAGAAATTTCGCAGCATTTAATGGCTCTTGGCAAAGATACTCAAGTAGAAAAAGAGTGTTTTGACGATGAGTTTTATATAGATAGTATCGCTGTTGATAAAAATTTTAGAGGCCAAGGGCTTGCAAAAGAGCTCATAAGGCATTCATTTGTCGTAGCAAAAGAATTAGGGCATAAAAAGGTTTCATTAATAGTAGATACAAATAAACCAAAAGTTCGTAAATTTTACGAGAGCCTTGGCTTTAAATTTAATGTTAAGAAAATTGTAAATTTACATGAATACGACCATATGATAAAGGAGATAATATGA
- a CDS encoding heavy-metal-associated domain-containing protein: MKTFEASNIHCQNCANTIKNALEDDFGKIEVDLSKEPRQVRVDLKDSEVEKFKSEMADLGFDVIKEL, from the coding sequence ATGAAAACATTTGAAGCAAGCAATATCCACTGCCAAAACTGCGCAAACACTATAAAAAACGCACTTGAAGATGACTTTGGCAAGATAGAAGTTGATCTTAGCAAAGAGCCAAGACAAGTTAGGGTTGATCTTAAAGATAGTGAAGTTGAAAAATTTAAATCTGAAATGGCTGATCTTGGATTTGACGTTATAAAGGAGCTTTGA
- a CDS encoding heavy metal translocating P-type ATPase: MPLKVKLNIAGMSCVNCSTAIEKVSKKIDGVLEANVNFANASGEFVLKDASVREVLEQKIKKLGYFVATNIDEFEAKRDEHITAIRNKFIFAFLASMVIMALEMFVRPSVVVNLAILVLGFLVLAFSGKDFFAHAIEAVKNKNYDMNVLVALGSGSAFLYSLFVVIFSDFIPDDLKNVYVSGAAMIIAFVLLGKYLEERSKAKAGDYLKTLLKISPKTAFLVMPDGHSKEVNVNELKVGDIVIVKNGYNIPSDGVIVQGGAEIDASMLTGESLPVYKEVGDGVFAGTLNTNGYISVKVTKSSYESLLSQILNLLSDASSKKMPIGRLADKIANIFVPSVVAISVLTFFIWIIFSGNFAYAISSAICVLIISCPCALGLATPIAIVSSLARGAKAGILVKNPEVLELIKDAKFVAFDKTGTLSKGQISVKSSNLSEQDLALIASAENLSEHLISKAIVRYAKQKCIDLQKLNGKFQNVVGQGIIYEDENNQIIIGNEKLLLANEVSLNPDESNAIKEATNDGSGVILCAINKKFVGFLTLSDELKDEASDVINELTSLNLQSVILSGDDEKVVASIAKKLNVSKYHANMLPEDKFNEIKELTNHGGVIFVGDGVNDSPSLKEASVGIAMNSGSDIAKGAGDIVLIKNDLRGVTGLVRLANATMANIKENLFWAFMYNAICIPVAAGVLYPVFGLLLSPVYGSMAMCLSSVTVVLNALRLRYLRLKD, translated from the coding sequence ATGCCTTTAAAAGTCAAGCTAAATATAGCGGGAATGAGCTGCGTAAATTGCTCAACCGCTATCGAGAAAGTTTCTAAAAAGATAGATGGGGTGCTTGAAGCAAATGTAAATTTTGCAAATGCAAGCGGCGAATTTGTCCTAAAAGACGCTAGCGTGCGTGAAGTTTTAGAGCAAAAGATAAAAAAGCTTGGCTACTTTGTGGCGACAAATATTGATGAATTCGAAGCCAAAAGAGACGAGCATATAACTGCGATCAGAAATAAATTTATATTTGCATTTCTAGCGAGCATGGTCATCATGGCGCTTGAGATGTTTGTAAGGCCTAGCGTGGTTGTAAATTTAGCCATTTTAGTGCTTGGCTTTTTGGTGCTAGCTTTTAGTGGCAAAGACTTCTTTGCTCACGCCATAGAGGCTGTTAAAAACAAAAACTACGATATGAACGTGCTTGTAGCTCTTGGAAGCGGCAGTGCATTTTTATACTCGCTTTTTGTTGTGATCTTTTCAGATTTCATCCCAGATGATCTAAAAAATGTCTATGTCTCGGGCGCAGCGATGATAATAGCCTTTGTTTTGCTAGGTAAGTATCTTGAAGAGCGCTCAAAGGCAAAGGCAGGCGACTACCTAAAGACGCTACTTAAAATTTCGCCAAAGACCGCCTTTTTGGTCATGCCAGATGGACATAGTAAAGAGGTAAATGTAAATGAGCTAAAAGTAGGCGACATCGTCATCGTAAAAAATGGCTACAACATTCCAAGTGATGGCGTGATAGTTCAAGGTGGCGCTGAGATAGATGCTTCTATGCTTACAGGAGAGAGCTTGCCAGTTTATAAAGAGGTGGGAGATGGCGTATTTGCCGGCACTCTAAACACAAATGGCTACATAAGCGTCAAGGTGACAAAGAGCTCTTACGAGAGCTTGCTATCTCAAATTTTAAACCTACTAAGCGACGCTAGCTCTAAAAAGATGCCTATCGGACGGCTGGCTGACAAGATAGCAAACATCTTTGTGCCAAGTGTCGTGGCGATCTCAGTTCTTACATTTTTTATATGGATAATTTTTAGTGGAAATTTCGCCTATGCGATCTCTAGCGCGATCTGCGTTTTAATAATCTCATGTCCATGCGCTCTTGGACTTGCTACGCCAATAGCAATAGTAAGCTCGCTTGCACGTGGTGCAAAAGCTGGAATTTTAGTAAAAAATCCAGAAGTTTTAGAGCTAATAAAAGATGCTAAATTTGTAGCATTTGATAAAACTGGCACGCTTAGTAAAGGGCAAATCAGTGTCAAAAGCTCAAATTTAAGCGAGCAAGATTTAGCTCTTATCGCTTCTGCTGAAAATTTAAGTGAGCATCTCATCTCAAAAGCTATCGTTAGATATGCAAAGCAAAAATGTATAGATTTACAAAAGCTAAATGGAAAATTTCAAAATGTTGTCGGGCAAGGCATCATCTATGAGGATGAGAATAATCAGATAATAATCGGAAACGAAAAGCTGCTTTTGGCAAATGAAGTAAGTTTAAATCCGGATGAAAGTAACGCTATAAAAGAGGCTACAAACGATGGAAGCGGCGTCATACTTTGTGCTATAAATAAAAAATTTGTCGGTTTTTTAACGCTTAGTGATGAGCTAAAAGACGAGGCAAGTGATGTTATAAATGAGCTTACAAGTCTAAATTTACAAAGTGTGATCCTCTCAGGCGATGATGAGAAAGTAGTTGCAAGCATCGCTAAGAAGCTAAATGTGAGCAAATATCACGCAAATATGTTGCCTGAAGATAAATTTAATGAGATAAAAGAGCTTACAAATCATGGTGGCGTTATCTTTGTTGGTGATGGCGTAAACGACTCACCATCACTTAAAGAAGCAAGTGTTGGTATAGCTATGAACTCGGGCTCAGATATAGCAAAAGGTGCTGGAGATATCGTGCTTATTAAAAATGATTTGCGTGGCGTGACCGGACTAGTTAGACTAGCAAATGCTACTATGGCAAACATAAAAGAAAATTTATTTTGGGCATTTATGTATAACGCGATTTGTATTCCAGTGGCTGCTGGTGTGCTTTACCCGGTCTTTGGGCTACTTTTAAGCCCAGTTTATGGCTCAATGGCGATGTGTCTTAGCTCTGTTACTGTCGTTTTAAACGCACTTAGACTTAGATATCTACGACTTAAGGATTAA
- the argH gene encoding argininosuccinate lyase, translating to MKKDENAHKKMWEGRFSEASSKLLEEFNASINFDKNLFEEDIAGSKAHAKMLGICGILKKDESEAIIKGLDEVLSEIRAGKFIFKIEDEDIHMAVEKRLSQIIGAELGGRLHTARSRNDQVALDFKFYVLKKNLEISSCIKELIATLTNLAKNHKDTLMPGYTHLQHAQPVSLSYHLLAYAFMFKRDFERFVSSYERNNFSPLGSAALAGTPHKIDRTIVASELGFAGCTQNAMDSVSDRDFALEILFNISVFMTHASRLCEELILWSSQEFGFVSISDAYSTGSSIMPQKKNPDVAELIRGKTGRVNGNLVALLTTMKGLPLAYNKDMQEDKEGVFDSVSTILSSATILNEMIKTAKFNEKNMLKATKTGHLSATDLADYLVREKNIPFRTAHFITGKAVAKAESLGLDLSELNEEQLKSVDENLDENAIKFLDLHASKEARNSKGGTANKSVEEQIKILDDWLK from the coding sequence ATGAAAAAAGATGAAAACGCACATAAAAAGATGTGGGAGGGAAGATTTAGCGAGGCTAGCTCGAAGTTACTTGAGGAATTTAATGCTTCTATAAATTTTGATAAAAATCTTTTTGAAGAAGATATCGCTGGAAGTAAGGCTCACGCAAAGATGCTTGGAATTTGTGGAATTTTGAAAAAAGATGAGTCAGAGGCGATCATAAAGGGGCTTGATGAGGTTTTATCTGAGATAAGAGCAGGTAAATTTATTTTTAAAATAGAGGATGAAGATATACATATGGCAGTTGAGAAGCGCCTTAGCCAGATCATCGGAGCTGAGCTTGGTGGTAGATTGCACACAGCTAGAAGTAGAAATGACCAAGTTGCGCTTGATTTTAAATTTTACGTATTGAAGAAAAATTTAGAAATTTCTTCATGTATAAAAGAGCTCATCGCCACGCTTACAAATTTAGCCAAAAATCACAAAGATACGCTAATGCCAGGCTACACGCACCTTCAGCATGCCCAGCCGGTAAGCCTTAGCTACCATTTGCTAGCGTATGCCTTTATGTTTAAGAGGGATTTTGAGCGATTTGTTAGCTCCTATGAGCGAAATAACTTTAGTCCGCTTGGCTCAGCAGCACTTGCAGGCACTCCTCATAAGATAGATAGAACTATCGTTGCAAGTGAGCTTGGCTTTGCAGGTTGCACGCAAAATGCGATGGATAGCGTGAGCGACCGTGACTTTGCGCTGGAAATTTTATTTAACATTAGCGTTTTTATGACGCACGCTTCTAGGCTTTGCGAGGAGCTCATACTTTGGAGCTCTCAAGAATTTGGCTTTGTAAGCATTAGCGACGCTTATAGCACGGGCAGTTCCATAATGCCACAGAAGAAAAATCCAGATGTAGCCGAACTCATACGCGGTAAAACTGGACGTGTAAATGGAAATTTAGTAGCACTACTAACTACGATGAAAGGTCTGCCACTTGCTTATAATAAAGATATGCAAGAAGATAAAGAGGGTGTGTTTGACAGCGTCTCAACCATTTTAAGCTCGGCTACTATCCTAAACGAGATGATAAAAACGGCTAAATTTAATGAAAAAAACATGTTAAAAGCGACAAAAACTGGGCATCTAAGTGCCACTGATCTGGCTGATTATCTAGTGCGTGAAAAAAATATTCCATTTAGAACAGCACATTTTATTACAGGTAAAGCTGTTGCAAAGGCTGAAAGTTTAGGACTTGATTTGAGTGAATTAAATGAAGAGCAGCTAAAAAGTGTCGATGAAAATTTAGATGAAAATGCTATTAAATTTCTAGATCTTCACGCTTCAAAAGAGGCTCGCAATTCAAAAGGCGGCACGGCAAATAAAAGCGTTGAAGAGCAAATTAAAATTTTAGACGATTGGCTTAAGTAA
- a CDS encoding CZB domain-containing protein, whose product MKLNGYRGVLLNEFNKIQDVHECRFGKWYEKDVKNTLVKDAKILSSIAAHHENVHHGLEKAMVIFADKDKGNLPGVEILKDVENSSKVGFEELLEAIKSARK is encoded by the coding sequence ATGAAGCTAAATGGATATAGAGGTGTGCTTTTAAATGAATTTAATAAAATTCAAGATGTTCATGAGTGTAGATTTGGCAAATGGTATGAAAAAGATGTGAAAAATACTCTTGTAAAAGATGCCAAAATTCTCTCAAGTATCGCAGCTCATCATGAAAATGTTCATCATGGACTAGAAAAAGCGATGGTTATTTTTGCTGATAAAGACAAAGGAAATCTACCTGGCGTTGAAATATTAAAAGATGTTGAAAACTCAAGTAAAGTAGGTTTTGAAGAGTTGCTTGAAGCTATTAAGTCTGCAAGAAAATAA
- a CDS encoding histidine triad nucleotide-binding protein, translating into MTIFEKIVAGEIPCNKVLESEKFLAFNDINPKAPIHILIIPKKHYKNFQEMDPVLMGEMTKFIQEVATLMGVDKSGYRLITNCGENGGQEVMHLHFHLLGGAKLGWSEGVADPQSTF; encoded by the coding sequence ATGACCATATTTGAAAAGATCGTAGCTGGTGAAATCCCTTGCAACAAAGTGCTTGAAAGCGAGAAATTTCTAGCTTTTAACGATATAAATCCAAAAGCACCGATCCACATCCTAATCATCCCAAAAAAACACTATAAAAATTTCCAAGAGATGGATCCGGTTTTAATGGGAGAGATGACTAAATTTATCCAAGAAGTGGCGACCTTAATGGGCGTTGATAAGAGCGGATACCGCCTCATCACAAACTGCGGCGAAAACGGCGGCCAAGAGGTTATGCATCTACATTTTCACCTACTTGGCGGAGCGAAGCTTGGCTGGAGCGAAGGCGTAGCTGATCCACAAAGCACATTTTAA
- the pheS gene encoding phenylalanine--tRNA ligase subunit alpha, giving the protein MQDFVNKIKNEISTLDDLEKVRVEIFGKKGILAQGFAKLKELGEDEKKEFAANLNKQRDELSELIEAKKAELSEQEIDNKMKKEAADITLFNEPVASGALHPVMATMDKIIEYFLALNFSLETGPLIEDDFHNFEALNLPKYHPARDMQDTFYLDDFRLLRTHTSPVQVRTMLNQKPPIRMIAPGTVFRRDMDLTHTPMFHQVEGLVVEDAEKVSFANLKSMLEGFLKHMFGDVEVRFRPSFFPFTEPSAEVDISCIFCHGKGCRVCKQTTWLEVLGCGVVDPNVFKAVGYKNVSGYAFGLGVERFAMLLHRVPDLRSLFEGDLRLLEQFK; this is encoded by the coding sequence TTGCAAGATTTCGTTAATAAAATCAAAAATGAAATTTCAACGCTTGACGATCTTGAGAAGGTCAGGGTAGAAATTTTTGGCAAAAAGGGCATCTTGGCGCAAGGTTTTGCAAAGCTAAAAGAGCTTGGCGAAGATGAGAAAAAGGAATTTGCAGCAAATTTAAATAAGCAAAGAGATGAGCTTAGCGAGCTAATAGAAGCTAAAAAGGCTGAGCTTAGCGAGCAAGAGATAGATAACAAGATGAAAAAAGAGGCTGCTGATATCACGCTATTTAATGAGCCAGTTGCTAGCGGAGCGCTGCACCCTGTTATGGCTACGATGGATAAGATAATTGAATACTTTTTAGCGCTAAATTTCTCGCTCGAGACTGGGCCACTTATAGAAGATGATTTTCACAACTTTGAAGCGCTAAATTTACCAAAATACCACCCAGCAAGGGATATGCAAGATACATTTTACCTAGATGATTTTAGACTTTTAAGGACGCATACAAGCCCAGTTCAGGTGCGAACTATGCTAAATCAAAAACCACCAATTCGTATGATAGCGCCAGGTACTGTCTTTAGACGTGATATGGATTTAACGCATACACCGATGTTTCACCAGGTCGAGGGCCTTGTGGTGGAGGATGCTGAGAAAGTTAGCTTTGCAAATTTAAAATCAATGCTAGAGGGCTTTTTAAAGCATATGTTTGGCGACGTTGAAGTGCGTTTTCGCCCTAGCTTCTTTCCATTTACGGAGCCTAGCGCTGAGGTTGATATTAGTTGTATATTCTGCCATGGCAAGGGCTGCAGAGTGTGTAAGCAAACTACTTGGCTTGAGGTACTTGGATGTGGTGTCGTTGATCCAAATGTATTTAAGGCGGTTGGCTATAAAAATGTAAGTGGATACGCTTTTGGCCTTGGCGTTGAGAGATTTGCGATGTTGCTTCATAGAGTGCCTGATCTAAGGTCGCTTTTTGAGGGAGATTTAAGATTGTTGGAGCAGTTTAAATGA